Proteins co-encoded in one Setaria viridis chromosome 9, Setaria_viridis_v4.0, whole genome shotgun sequence genomic window:
- the LOC117840137 gene encoding probable xylan O-acetyltransferase 11 — translation MVKLLAVLALVAAAAPFLRAAGQGGDEAGPLPFAVGAAPAGCDVGRGEWVRDEAARPWYQEWECPYIQPQLTCQAHGRPDKGYQNWRWQPRGCSLPSFNATMMLEMLRGKRMLFVGDSLNRGQYVSLLCLLHRAIPDSAKSFETLDSLSIFRAKDYDATIEFYWAPMLAESNSDDAVVHRVDDRVIRGAPMDKHFRFWQGAHILVFNSYLWWTAEDKIKILRGADNDLSKDIVEMKASEAYRLVLHQVVRWLERNADPKNSRAFFVTASPTHTDSTAWGENVEGGNCYNQTTPIGDASYWGSTSREMLRVTEEVLATSRVPVGVVNITQLSEYRRDAHTQTYKKQWMEPTPEQRADPRSYADCTHWCLPGVPDTWNELLYWKLFFPSNDQAL, via the exons ATGGTGAAGCTCCTGGCCGTGCTGGCgctcgttgccgccgccgcgccgttcctccgcgccgccggtcAG ggcggcgacgaggccgggcCGCTGCCGttcgcggtgggcgcggcgccggcggggtgcGACGTCGGGCGGGGGGAGTGGGTGCgcgacgaggcggcgcggccgtggtACCAGGAGTGGGAGTGCCCCTACATCCAGCCGCAGCTGACGTGCCAGGCGCACGGCCGCCCCGACAAGGGATACCAGAACTGGCGGTGGCAGCCGCGCGGGTGCTCGCTGCCCAG CTTCAATGCGACGATGATGCTGGAGATGCTGCGGGGGAAGCGGATGCTGTTCGTGGGCGACTCGCTGAACCGGGGGCAGTACGTGTCCCTGCTGTGCCTCCTCCACCGCGCCATCCCCGACAGCGCCAAGTCGTTCGAGACCCTGGACTCGCTGAGCATCTTCAGGGCCAAGGACTACGACGCCACCATCGAGTTCTACTGGGCGCCCATGCTCGCTGAGTCCAACTCCGACGACGCCGTGGTGCACCGCGTCGACGACCGCGTCATCCGCGGCGCGCCCATGGACAAGCACTTCCGGTTCTGGCAGGGCGCACACATCCTCGTCTTCAACTCCTACCTCTGGTGGACGGCCGAGGACAAGATCAAGATCCT GAGGGGCGCCGACAATGATCTGAGCAAGGACATCGTGGAGATGAAGGCGTCCGAGGCCTACCGGCTGGTGCTGCACCAGGTGGTCCGGTGGCTGGAGCGCAACGCCGACCCCAAGAACTCGAGGGCCTTCTTCGTCACCGCGTCGCCGACCCACACAGA TAGCACGGCGTGGGGCGAGAATGTCGAGGGCGGCAACTGCTACAACCAGACGACGCCAATCGGCGACGCCTCCTACTGGGGCAGCACGAGCCGGGAGATGCTGCGGGTGACGGAGGAGGTGCTGGCGACGTCGCGGGTGCCCGTCGGGGTGGTGAACATCACGCAGCTGTCCGAGTACCGCCGGGACGCGCACACGCAGACGTACAAGAAGCAGTGGATGGAGCCGACGCCGGAGCAGCGCGCCGACCCCAGGAGCTACGCCGACTGCACGCACTGGTGCCTCCCCGGCGTGCCGGACACCTGGAACGAGCTGCTCTACTGGAAGCTCTTCTTCCCCAGCAACGACCAGGCCCTCTGA
- the LOC117837177 gene encoding xylan O-acetyltransferase 14 isoform X2, with translation MAGSTPPRKGRSTAGVLGDGLEEAWLVAEAPAKKAKWGVTVSFGLRGHFNSFVLLLLVLFVVFAVSITTRNDDGNGGHERREAAATTTVPLTPADDPGAAGDDGGQGDDLVGECDMSSGRWVYDDVSYPLYKESACKFMSDQSACGRFGRTDLKYQHWRWQPHGCDLPRFDAVRLLRRLRNKRLAFVGDSLNRNQWISMVCLIDTATPTLHKSMAGGNTSLVSFRIHEYNASVDFYWSPLLVESNSDHPVHHRVADRVVRAGSIAGHARHWADADVLVFNSYLWWRRQTMKVLWGSFEAATAAEAASEGEHRAAYEVTDSLRAFELAIRTWSEWLELHVDRARTQFFFTSISPTHLYSDEWEAGSGGNHQCYNETEPILTEAHRGRDTDPAFARAVEAEVARLGDRGVAVRVLNVTQLSEHRKDAHPSVHRRQWSPPTAAEMEARARDPSSAADCIHWCLPGVPDVWNQMLYAHIVSSS, from the exons ATGGCCGGGAGCACGCCGCCGCGGAAGGGGCGGAGCACGGCCGGCGTCCTAGGCGATGGCCTGGAGGAGGCGTGGCTGGTGGCGGAGGCGCCGGCCAAGAAGGCCAAGTGGGGCGTCACCGTCAGCTTCGGCCTCCGCGGCCACTTCAACTCgttcgtgctgctgctgctcgtgctgTTCGTCGTCTTCGCCGTCTCGATCACCACCAGGAACGATGACGGCAACGGCGGCCACGAGCGgcgagaggcggcggcgacgacgaccgtACCGCTGACGCCtgccgatgaccccggcgccgccggcgacgacggcgggcaGGGTGATGATCTGGTGGGCGAGTGCGACATGTCGTCCGGCCGGTGGGTGTACGACGACGTGTCCTACCCTCTGTACAAGGAGAGCGCGTGCAAGTTCATGTCGGATCAGTCGGCGTGCGGCAGGTTCGGGAGGACGGACCTCAAGTACCAGCACTGGCGATGGCAGCCGCACGGCTGCGACCTTCCCAG GTTCGACGCGGTGAGGCTGCTCCGGCGGCTGCGCAACAAGCGGCTGGCGTTCGTCGGCGACTCGCTGAACCGGAACCAGTGGATATCCATGGTGTGCCTCATCGACACCGCCACCCCGACGCTGCACAAgtccatggccggcggcaacACCTCGCTCGTCTCCTTCAGGATCCAT GAGTACAACGCGTCGGTGGATTTCTACTGGTCGCCGCTGCTGGTAGAGTCCAACTCCGACCACCCGGTGCATCACCGGGTCGCCGACCGCGTCGTGCGCGCCGGCTCCATCGCCGGGCACGCCAGGCACTGGGCCGACGCCGACGTGCTCGTCTTCAACTCCTACCTATGGTGGCGCCGCCAGACCATGAAAGTCCT GTGGGGATCGTTtgaagcggcgacggcggcggaggcggcgtcggaGGGCGAGCACAGGGCGGCGTACGAGGTGACGGACAGCCTGCGCGCGTTCGAGCTGGCGATCAGGACGTGGTCCGAGTGGCTCGAGCTCCACGTCGACCGCGCCCGCACCCAGTTCTTCTTCACGAGCATATCGCCGACGCACCTCTACTCCGACGAGTgggaggccgggagcggcggcaacCACCAGTGCTACAACGAGACGGAGCCGATCCTGACGGAGGCGCACCGCGGGCGGGACACGGACCCGGCGTTCGCGcgcgcggtggaggcggaggtggcgcggcTGGGGGACCGCGGCGTGGCGGTGCGGGTGCTCAACGTGACGCAGCTGTCGGAGCACCGGAAGGACGCGCACCCGTCGGTGCACCGGCGCCAGTGGAGCCCGCccacggcggcggagatggaggcgcgggcgcgcgaccccagcagcgccgccgactGCATCCACTGGTGCCTCCCCGGCGTGCCCGACGTCTGGAACCAGATGCTCTACGCGCACATCGTGTCATCGTCGTGA
- the LOC117837177 gene encoding xylan O-acetyltransferase 14 isoform X1, translating to MAGSTPPRKGRSTAGVLGDGLEEAWLVAEAPAKKAKWGVTVSFGLRGHFNSFVLLLLVLFVVFAVSITTRNDDGNGGHERREAAATTTVPLTPADDPGAAGDDGGQGDDLVGECDMSSGRWVYDDVSYPLYKESACKFMSDQSACGRFGRTDLKYQHWRWQPHGCDLPRFDAVRLLRRLRNKRLAFVGDSLNRNQWISMVCLIDTATPTLHKSMAGGNTSLVSFRIHEYNASVDFYWSPLLVESNSDHPVHHRVADRVVRAGSIAGHARHWADADVLVFNSYLWWRRQTMKVLRWGSFEAATAAEAASEGEHRAAYEVTDSLRAFELAIRTWSEWLELHVDRARTQFFFTSISPTHLYSDEWEAGSGGNHQCYNETEPILTEAHRGRDTDPAFARAVEAEVARLGDRGVAVRVLNVTQLSEHRKDAHPSVHRRQWSPPTAAEMEARARDPSSAADCIHWCLPGVPDVWNQMLYAHIVSSS from the exons ATGGCCGGGAGCACGCCGCCGCGGAAGGGGCGGAGCACGGCCGGCGTCCTAGGCGATGGCCTGGAGGAGGCGTGGCTGGTGGCGGAGGCGCCGGCCAAGAAGGCCAAGTGGGGCGTCACCGTCAGCTTCGGCCTCCGCGGCCACTTCAACTCgttcgtgctgctgctgctcgtgctgTTCGTCGTCTTCGCCGTCTCGATCACCACCAGGAACGATGACGGCAACGGCGGCCACGAGCGgcgagaggcggcggcgacgacgaccgtACCGCTGACGCCtgccgatgaccccggcgccgccggcgacgacggcgggcaGGGTGATGATCTGGTGGGCGAGTGCGACATGTCGTCCGGCCGGTGGGTGTACGACGACGTGTCCTACCCTCTGTACAAGGAGAGCGCGTGCAAGTTCATGTCGGATCAGTCGGCGTGCGGCAGGTTCGGGAGGACGGACCTCAAGTACCAGCACTGGCGATGGCAGCCGCACGGCTGCGACCTTCCCAG GTTCGACGCGGTGAGGCTGCTCCGGCGGCTGCGCAACAAGCGGCTGGCGTTCGTCGGCGACTCGCTGAACCGGAACCAGTGGATATCCATGGTGTGCCTCATCGACACCGCCACCCCGACGCTGCACAAgtccatggccggcggcaacACCTCGCTCGTCTCCTTCAGGATCCAT GAGTACAACGCGTCGGTGGATTTCTACTGGTCGCCGCTGCTGGTAGAGTCCAACTCCGACCACCCGGTGCATCACCGGGTCGCCGACCGCGTCGTGCGCGCCGGCTCCATCGCCGGGCACGCCAGGCACTGGGCCGACGCCGACGTGCTCGTCTTCAACTCCTACCTATGGTGGCGCCGCCAGACCATGAAAGTCCT CAGGTGGGGATCGTTtgaagcggcgacggcggcggaggcggcgtcggaGGGCGAGCACAGGGCGGCGTACGAGGTGACGGACAGCCTGCGCGCGTTCGAGCTGGCGATCAGGACGTGGTCCGAGTGGCTCGAGCTCCACGTCGACCGCGCCCGCACCCAGTTCTTCTTCACGAGCATATCGCCGACGCACCTCTACTCCGACGAGTgggaggccgggagcggcggcaacCACCAGTGCTACAACGAGACGGAGCCGATCCTGACGGAGGCGCACCGCGGGCGGGACACGGACCCGGCGTTCGCGcgcgcggtggaggcggaggtggcgcggcTGGGGGACCGCGGCGTGGCGGTGCGGGTGCTCAACGTGACGCAGCTGTCGGAGCACCGGAAGGACGCGCACCCGTCGGTGCACCGGCGCCAGTGGAGCCCGCccacggcggcggagatggaggcgcgggcgcgcgaccccagcagcgccgccgactGCATCCACTGGTGCCTCCCCGGCGTGCCCGACGTCTGGAACCAGATGCTCTACGCGCACATCGTGTCATCGTCGTGA
- the LOC117838211 gene encoding CASP-like protein 4B3 encodes MSKSVPADAPPSVAPAPEAAAVDGGVAAEHDESAGGGVAENDEPAAGGGGVRSMVERWKMEAAPARARLVLRALAWLFSLLALIVMASNQHGDSQDFRQYPEYNYCLGISILAWLYATAQVLRDAHRLGSGRDLIGTRKASALVDFAGDQVVAYLMISGMSAAAPVTDYLRQKADNLFTDSAAAAISMAFFAFVAIGLSALVSGYSLSMEVLV; translated from the exons ATGTCGAAATCAGTCCCGGCCGACGCGCCGCCGAGCGTCGCCCCGGCGCCGGAAGCGGCCGCCGTCGATGGCGGCGTCGCCGCTGAGCACGACgagtcggccggcggcggcgtcgccgagaacgacgagccggccgccggcggcggcggcgtgaggtCGATGGTGGAGCGGTGGAagatggaggcggcgccggcgcgggcgcggctggTGCTGCGGGCCCTGGCGTggctcttctccctcctcgcccTCATCGTCATGGCGTCCAACCAGCACGGCGACAGCCAGGACTTCCGCCAATACCCCGAATACAA CTACTGCCTGGGCATCTCGATTCTCGCGTGGCTGTACGCCACGGCGCAGGTCCTGCGCGACGCCCACCGGCTCGGCTCCGGGCGGGACCTGATCGGGACGAGGAAGGCGTCGGCCCTCGTCGACTTCGCCGGAGACCAG GTCGTCGCTTACCTCATGATATCGGGAAtgtccgcggcggcgccggtgacgGACTACTTGCGCCAGAAGGCGGACAACCTGTTCACcgactcggcggcggcggctatcAGCATGGCATTCTTCGCCTTCGTTGCCATCGGCCTCTCTGCTCTCGTCTCCGGGTACAGCCTTTCCATGGAAGTCCTTGTATAG